TTCAGAAAGGAGAGGAAGCCAGTGGTTGGTGTTGGGGTGACGGCCGGGGTCGTCACAGGCGCGGTAGTTCCGCCGACGACCACGACAACCCCCGCCGGGGTCGGCTGTAGAGCAAGCGCCGTAGTCTTCGAGTCAACCGCGTCGACACCCACATAGGTCAGCCATGACACCTTTGACCCTTTGTCGGTGTTGTTGAACCGAGCAACAAAGTAAGCAATGCCTGTTGTTTCTCCGCCTGAATTGTCCGTCGTCGCGGTCACGCCGAAATCAGCCGCGGGAGAACGGGTATAGCCCGTCAGAAAAACATCTCCTGCGGGATTGGCGACGATGGCCGTGGCCGTCGAGTCTGCGCTTCCGCTGAAGTAGGTTGCATAGACGATCACGGGATCGATCACAAGTTGGCGGGAGTGATCATAATCACCCAGGGCAAAACGAAGGCTTCGCGAGGAAGCATCCCCGCCGAGAACAAAATCAGCCGCTACCTCAACGTGCTTGCCCTCAGGAGTGATCTGGTAGGCGACCGGCTTTTTGAGGCGCAGCTCTCCCGATTCAGCCGGAATCAGCACCTCGCCCTGCGCATCCAAAGTCGCCTTGTCGGCACCGCTCAGGTGCATGGAGATCGCAGACGCATCCGCCCCGGGAGAGACGAGAAAGTCGTGCTCGATCGCTTCACCGCTCGCGTAGAACTGCGCGTCGATACCGGGGTAAACATGATTCAAGCCGATACGGCTATAGTTCCTGATCCCCGTCTTGAAGTCGGACGGGTCTTTGCCCATGTAATAGTTCGTCAGCAAGGGAGCCGTGGTGATCCCGACCGGTGCCGTCGCGGAGCTTCCATCAAATGTCATCACGACGGAGGAAGACTTATGCGCTCCTGGCAGTGAAAAGCGCAGGTCCTTGGACCCGATCGCGACGCTGTAATGCTGCGTTCGCCCAAGAAAGCCAACACCCGCCGCGAGCTGTCCCGCGTTTTCTTCGAAGGCGAGCGGAAGCGTGCGATCCAGTTGCTTGTGTCCGGAGACGAGCGGCTTGGGAGCCTGCGCGCTGAGGGAAGCAGTGACGAAAGGCAGAAAGGCGGACAAAGATGAAATCAAAAGAGTGTTGCGCAGCGAAGCCATACCGGCACCTTAATTGCTCGACCAATAAACATGGAACAAAACCCTTTTGAGAAAAGGGAGAGATCGGCATTTGGTTGATGGAGAAAACATGATGATGATACAAACCAGCATCTGGAGGGTCAACAAAAATAGAGATGAATAATTCGCATCAGTTACGTCCCTTTACTCATCCGTTATCAATCGGTTCAGGATAGAGGGGCAGGCGTGCCAGGTACGTTTCCTCTCGAGGCAGTCCTATCCTGAGACTCAATCAAAAGTCCGTTCAGACATCTATATTCTCAGCGCCAATCTTTAACTCAAGTCGATCAAAATCATCAGGCTTGGGGTGCGTTCACGGCAGGCTCCGGCGTGATGTGCAGGCCTTTGACAAATGCGTCGTAGTCCGGCCGAACCGCCTTGAGTTCAGTTTCCCGCGTTGTCAGGGTAATGATCCCTACCCATCGCCCGGATCGAACATAAGTCTGCGCATGCAACATGCTGCCTGCGTTCTCCGGAACATGCCGAACGAAGAACAGGCAAGCCTCCTCAGCACCCGGGAACTCCATCGGCTTTGGTCCTGCCATGGTCGGATCATCAAGGTGATGCGCGATCAGCTTGGACTGAGCTGCAATATACCCCGCAAGATCGTCGGCTTCGCCAAGCTCGTCTTGTCCCAGCGACACATTGGCAACAATGCTCTGGGCGTCGACGGCCATCTGTCGAATCCCGAAGTTCGCCACATAAAGCCATCCCCGCGGCAGGGCCGTGACCAGCCATCTTCCCACGGTGGGGAAGTTCGTCTCCGCGCTGGATTGGTCCTGGGGCTGGGTCAAAGTTTCCACCTGATACTTGGATCGAATGCTAGGGATGCTCACCGTGGGCCTCGATGGAGGCCCACGGAAATCTACATCTTGCCGCCCTTGGTGCCGTCGTCGGCCTGGTCGGGAGCAGTCGGAGGATCGGGATCCACGATCGTGCCCGCAGTCCCAGAGACAGCGGCGCCACCGCTATTGATCATCACCATCGTGCCCGAGATCGCAATCCCGGCCGGCCCAATCGTGATAAACCCGCCTGCCCCCTTCAGACAAAGCTCCATCCCGCTTTCGATCACCAGCGTCATCCCGGCTTTGATGTACACCTCCATCCCCGCATCCATGGAGTAGTTCATCCCGACCTTCTCAGCCATATTCGTTCCGACCTGAAGCGATACGTTCCCACCCACCTTCTCATTGCGGTCCGTACCCACATCGAGACTCATCTTCTCTTTGATCTTTTCAACCTTGTTCGCGTTCAGCGTTGAATGACGATCTCCCCCCGTTTGATCGTAGTGAGATCCGTCAACCATCACCGACTTCAGGTTCTTGACGTACTCGCGGTGATCGTTCTCAATCCGATGATCCATGTCGTGCTCGGCGTTGATGAAGATCTGCTCGCTCCCCATCTTGTCCTCGAACCGCAGTTCATTCGCATTCGCAGCGCCACCACCCTGACTGCTTCGCGTCAGGATTCCGCTGCGCGTGCTCATGTCAGGCAGTGCGTACTTTGGAACATTGGTCCCGTTATAGACCGAGCCCACGATGATCGGATTATCCGGATCGCCATTCAAAAACTGAACAATGACCTCATCCTCCGTTCGAGGCCAGAAGTAAGTGCCCCACCCATTCCCAGCCCAGGACTGCGCCACCCGAACCCAGGTGTTGTCGATCGTATTGCCGTCCGGCCGCTGGTAGTCCCACCAGAACTGCACGCAGACACGCCCCAGCTTGTCGATGTGAATATCCTCGCCCTTGGCCGTAACCACGAATGCCGTCTGCGGTCCATGAATCAGCGGCTTTGGGGTAACCAGCCGGGGACGAAATACAAGGTCGCTTGAAACAGCTGTAAATCGATTGCGATACTCCCCGTCGTCTCCCCCCGTCGTGCTTCGGTAGGAGGGAATCTGGTCCACCTGGTGAGATATCTCCGTCAACAGGTACTTGCGATTCCAGGCGTCGTTCGTATGGTCCGTCATCGTGAACGTATAGCCGCTTGTCATCGTGCGTGCGCTGGATACCCCATGAAGGACCTCTGCCTCCAGGTCGCTCGCTCCCGCACGGTTCGCCAGAAATCCCTTCGCGTGCTGCGGGGTCGAAAGCTGCTTTGTCTCCAGCTTGACGTATCCTTCTTCGCCGCCGGGCCAGTAGTAGTTGCTGAACGTGTTATTCGCGAACGTGCTTGTGGTCGGCACGCCATCCACCTTATTCGGGTCGAAGGTGCGATAGTCGTAGTCGCCGGTGATATGGCGCCCCGTCACCATCGTCGCCGTTGAACTGAAGTTCTGGATGGAAGACACATACCGGTCCTGCGAAACATCGGAGTTCGGCGAATACGTAACGGTGTTCACAAGCGGGCAATCCGCATAGGCAGTCCGCGAGTTGCCGAAGTTCACCTTGTTGTCGCTGTCCGAGTGTTCAAACCAGTAAAAGATGCCGTGCTGCTCCGCCAGGCGCGAGATGAAGTTGAAGTCCGTCTCGTTGTACTGCGTGCAGTAGTCGAGCGCCTGCAGCGTCCCTTCCGTCTTATCGCCAACGCTCAAGCCGTAGGGCGTAATCACAGCCTTGATAATGTCCATCACGGTCTTGCCTTGGAAGACACGGCAGTTGGTCGCCAGTGTCAACTGCCAGAGAGAGGGAACGATGTGGACGTGATACACATCGAAATCGGTATCCCCACCCATCTGCACAAACCCATTGACCATGCCGTTGATATACCGGCTGCCCTGCGTCTCGACCAGCGAGATCTCCACCGTAACCTTTTGCCCCATGATCGCCGACAGCTCGATCTCGGTGCCGGCGTCCGCCAGCAACTCGCCTTGAAACTCGAATAGGCGCGAGATTCCTTCCGTACCTTCCAGCGTCTCGATCACAAGCTCATCCGGCCCCAGAGGGCTGGTGAATTTCATCAGACGATCATCCTGCGATTGCGATCCCATAGTCGACCTGCTCCGGGTCTCCCCGCTTTCTTGCGCGCGCCGCACGCCTCAAACTGAGGCGTGCGGCATGCCAGCCTTCAGGCTGCCTTTGCCACTTCCTGCCAATCGTACGTCATCTTACCGTCCGCCACGGAGATCGCGACACTCTCAATCGTCTCGCCCTCCGCCAGTTTCCCGAGCATCTGCCGCGAGATCTCGGGCAGCATCGTATTGGACAGAATATTGTCCACGTTTCGCGCACCGCTTTCGACCTCCGTGCAACGCGACGCCACCTCGTTCAGTAACGCATCGTCATACGTCATCGTGACCTTGTGCGTCTCGCGTAGCCGCTTCTGGATCTTGCCAAGCTTCAGCCGGATGATCTGTTTCAGAGCTTCATCCCTAACAGGGAAGTAAGGCACCGTGATCATGCGGCCCAGGAACGCCGGCTTGAAGATCTTGTTCAGCTCCGGCTTGATCGCCGCCAGCAGTCCATCGGAGAACGGCATCGTCTCCGGATCGGCGCACAGCTTCATCAACGTATCCGTCGCTGCGTTGCTCGTCAGCAGGATGATTGTGTTCCGGAAATCTATCTCGCGGCCCTCACCATCCTCCATCCGGCCCTTATCGAACACTTGGAAGAACAGCTCCAGCACGTCCGGATGAGCCTTCTCGCACTCATCCAGCAGCACAACGGAGTAAGGACGGCGACGCACAGCCTCGGTCAGCACACCGCCCTCGCCGTATCCCACATAGCCCGGAGGCGAACCCTTCAGCGTCGATACCGTATGTGCTTCCTGGAACTCCGACATGTTGATCGTGATCATGTTCTTCTCGCCGCCGTAGAGCAGGTCGGCCAGCGCGATCGCCGTCTCCGTCTTGCCCACGCCGCTCGGTCCCACCAGCATGAAGACGCCAATCGGTTTGACCGGATCGTCCATATTCGCCTTGGAGGTGAGAATGCGTTGTGCGATTGCAGCCAGCGCATGGTCCTGTCCGATGACACGCTTCTTCAGGTGTTCGGCAAGCGTCAGCACAGTCGAGATCTCGTCCTTCATCATCTTGCCCAGCGGAATGCCCGTCCAGGCCGAGATCACCGCACCGCAGATCTGAGCGTCGACCGAAACGCTCATCAGTCCGGTTTCACCCTGCAGTGCCAGCAACTCTGCTTCAAGCTCGCCCAGCTTCTTCCGTGCCTCTGCCGCGGCTGCCTCGTCCTTCTTCGGTTCAGCCTCAAGCTCGATCTGGATCGTGCGAATGCCGGAAACGAGAGCCTTCTCTTTCTCCCAGCGCTCCTTCAACTCTTCAAGCGTCGCCTTGTTCTTGGCGATCTTCTCGTCGATCTCGGTCACACGTTCGCCATGGCTAGCGCCGATCACGTTCTCACGCTCCAGCACCCGCTTCTGCACCTCAAGGCTGTCGATCGTCCGCAGAACGTCTTCCAACTGAGGAGGCATTGAGTTCTGTCCGAGAGCCAGGCGTGCACAAGCCGTATCCAGAACGCTGACCGCCTTATCCGGTAACTGGCGACCGGCAATGTACCGGTGCGAGAGCTTGACCGTCGCGACAATCGCCTCATCCAGAATCCGCAGTCCGTGATGCTTCTCGAGCGAAGCAACAATTCCACGGAGCATCGTGCAGCAGACCTCTTCGCTCGGCTCCTCGACCTTCACAACCTGAAAGCGCCTCGCCAAAGCCGGATCTTTCTCAAAGTACTTTTTGTACTCAGACCACGTCGTTGCAGCAATCGTTCTCAACTCGCCACGTGCGAGAGCCGGCTTCAACAGGTTGGCCGCATCGTTCTGTCCCGCCGTACCGCCCGCGCCGATCATCGTATGCGCTTCGTCGATAAACAAGATGATCTTCTCGGTCGAAGACTTCACCTCGTTGATCAGTCCCTTGAGCCTCTGCTCGAACTCACCCTTCACGCTCGCGCCGGCTTGCAACAACGCCAGGTCGAGGCTGTACAGGTGAACTCCCTGCAGTGCCGGGGGCACATCACCTTGAACGATCCGGTTCGCCAGCCCTTCCACGACAGCGGTCTTACCCACACCCGCCTCACCGGTCAGGATCGGATTGTTCTGCCGGCGGCGCATCAGGATGTCGATCATCTGACGAACCTCAGCATCGCGTCCCAGCACCGGGTCGATCTTTCCGGCCTTCGCGTTACCGGTCAGATTCACGCAGTACTGATCCAGATTCGGAGTCTTACCCTTGCCCGCCGCAGGCCCATCGCTGGTCGTCGCGTCGCCCGTTCCGCCCGTTGGCTTCAGACTCGCCTGTACCTCGCGCGAGTTCGCCACGATCGTATAGAAGTCCTTACGCAGCCCCTCTGGTTCAATCTTCTGTAGCTCGCGGCTGATCTCTTTCACGGCGCGTGCAAGGTCCTCGTGGGTTAGTAGCGCCAGCAGCGTAAAGCCCGTACGTACGCTGCCCGCATCGTACTCGATCGACGCCACAGTCCACGCCTCCGCCAACATCTTCACCAACTGAGGGCTGAACGCCGGGGACCGCGCATTGCCCGTCTTGATATTGTCCAGCGCCCGGTCCAACTCCTTCGAGAGTCGCGACTTATCCACGCCGTAATGCTTTAGGATCGACGCGATATCGTTATCGCTGCTCTCCATCGCCTTCACGAGGTAGTGCTCGATCTCGATGTCATAGTGCGTGCGAGACATGCACAAACCAGCCGACGCTTCGAGCACGCTGCGGGTCGTATCGTTCAACTTCGCAATCAGGGACTTCAGATTCAGACTCACGGGGATAGCCTTTCTTGCTGCAAACTCTAGAGAAATTTTCTAAGCCAAAAGGTAGGTCGCCTCACCTGCATCCGTCATCCTCGGCCGTGTCTTCAACCAGCTCACAAGCCCAAGCCGCGGGGTACTCTGGCCCTGCCCGTCCAACTCACACTCGGGCACATCCTGCTTATCCAAAATCAACTGCACCTGGGTCTCGTACGCGCCGTCGGAGTAGAACTGCATCCATCCGACCAACTCGTTGTATCCGGTCTCACCCGGTAAAAACTGTTGATACCGGTCAAAACGCATTGGCCCCAAGGAAATCTGAATCCGGCCGTGATGATCCCAGACCTCTTCGCCCGTCACCACGCCCAGTCCAAGCTGTTCGCTCATCCGCCCGCTTCCCGAAAGAAACGTCATATTCTCCTTCGGCAGGGAACGCCACGTCCCGGCAAACTGGTTGATCTGCACCGGAACGTCGAAGAAGTCCTCCAAGATCTGACGGAGCGAATCCGCCGTACGAATGTGCCGTCCCAGCAGTCCGGCATAGTAGATATAGGTCTTATCGGAAAGCCGCGCACGATTCCGAAGACCTTCCGTGCCCAGCCCCAGAATGTCCAGCAGACGGAGGCTCAGCTTGTCATCGAGTCCAGCCTCATACCCGATGTAGTAGCGGTGCTTCTCCCAGGCGCGGTAGAAAAGCGAAAGAATGCGATGGTTGAAAATATCAAAAAACTCAACCATCGCGCGATCTTTTTCGCGAATCCGCGTCAACGCCTGTTCCGTGTACATCGAAGGCAGCGCAGACAGGGCGGAAGTCAGTCCCATGAACTGCACGGTCATCTTCAATTGCCCGGAGGACATCCGCTCCAGGTCATAGATCTCACTCGGCGGAAACCCGAACGTCGGAAGGGAAGAGAAGCGAAGAGTCTCATCCTGCGGCTGCGAAAAACCGCCTACAGTGCCTCGGCCCTTCTCCATTCGCTGCAGCATCCGCACAGCCTGGAAGAAGCGAACGCGGAACGGCTCGTCATCAAGCATCTTCCGGACGGCCTCAAACTGCGCCCGGTCCGTCTCTAAAGCAGAACCTTCGTGCCCGCTCTCGGTGGCCATGTCCGCATTACCTCCTTCCTGAGATTCGTCCGCACGGAAAGCTGCGAGAAGCTGTTGATGGAGGCATATCCCGCCAGAAATCGATCCAGAACCGCCGCAAACAGGTAAACGCCGCCGCCAACGAACTGCTGTTCATCAAGCTCCAGGTGAACCTCGGTACCGCGCGCCGGCACCAGTCCGTAGTCGGAAAGCACCAGCGCGAAGTGTGGCCCGGAGGTCATCTTCTGAATGCTGCCGATGTGGTTCTCCAGGTGCTGCGAATCCGTAAAGTTGTGCAGCCGCAGAATCTCCTGCAGCGCCGTCTTCCCATCTTCCGTCAGAGACAGGTAGTTCAACGAAAGCAAAGAGACCAGCCGCCAAACTTGACCTTTGCCCTGCGGTGGATCGGCACTCGCCGTGGGCCGCCGCAGCACGTTCACGACCTTCGCCGCCGCATGACCCACAGCCTCCATGTCGCTCTCGGTCGTACCGAAATTGAATCGTGACGGCAAATCGAAGTTCGAGCAGGTCGTCCGTACCGTCAGCACGTCCGCATCCGGGCTCTTCAGTTGCCCGTTCAGATCCACCACGGAGATCGTCAGTACGGAAGGCTCGCGCTCTCCAAGCTGACTCACATTCCGCGTCGCCGTCCAGTAGGCCGTGTCCTTCTGCTCCCGGGTCTCATACCGATGCGCGTTCACTGGCTCCAGCGTGACCGACTGCCGCAGCTTCGGGTTCGCCGCAATCACCTCGTCGATGCTGAAGACCTCCATCATCGCCGCGTGCCGGCCATCGGGAATCACCGTATACTCATGCTTGGTCTGCGTCAGCAAAATTGGCTCGGCCGTCTGCGGAAACAGGTTGATCACCGGCGTGCATCCCAGCCGGAACGTTCGTGCACTGACCCCCAACTCCATCACCTGCTGCCGGTCTGACCGCTCAAACCGAGAGAACAGAAAGATAATCTCCGCCTCGTCCCCAAATCCTGTTTCCCCCAGCGCCTCCAGCCCGCTCAGGTCGAAGAACAGGAACTTCTCCGGCAGCGCAAAGTACTCCTGCAGCAGACGATGTCCTTCAGCCGATCGCCGCTCATGCGGAATCACCGCCTCATCCTTTTCGAAACCCACCATTCGGATCTGCCCGGGCTCCAGCGAGATCGTTCGGGTCCGGTTCTTCGGATCGCGCAAAATGATCTCAATGCAGTTCGCCGAGATCATCTCGTACAGGTTGTAGACGACGCTTGCGTCGCCCGCCAGATGAAACCGAAGCGTCGAAAGCGGAAGCCCTTCAAACTCCACGTCCTGAAAGCACTTCAGCTTCAGCCGCGCAGCCGTCACCGCTTGCACCTCGCCTGAAGCCCGCACCGGATACTGGAGCCGCTCCACCTGCCGCCACTCCGCCTCCACCACCGAGAACGGCCAAAGCTCAACCTCATAAGCTGATTCGAACCGGCACGGCATCCCATCTACCGTCGCCTTCGTCACCATCGCGGAGCCGCGCGGAATCTTCGTACCCGCCGTCTTCTTCCCCTGCCCAGGATCGGACAGACACTCCACAATCGTCATCGAGGGAATTGGCCGCAGGTAGGCCGGGTAGATCATGTTCAGCAGCGATTCGCTGATCTCCGGAAAGTCATCATCGATGCGCCGATGAACCCGCGCCGCCATGAACGCAAATCCTTCCAGCAGCCTTTCCACATGCGGATCTTCGCAGGAGTCGCCCGTGAGCAGCAAACGGCTTGCCACCCGCGGATAGCGGCGCGCAAAGTCGCCCCCCATCTGCCGCAGGTAGTTCAGCTCGCGCTCGTAATACTCCAGCAACTCTTCCGACATCGCCTACTTCACCTCATACTCACCGCGCGTCAACTCCAGCACCGTGTCGAACTCGATATTCTCAACCTGCGTGTCGAACTGAATGCGCCCCTCAATCCGAAACTGAAGACTCCGCGTCATCGCCTCCCCGCGCGAAACAAACACCCGCACGCCCTGAATTCTCGGCTCAAATCTCCGCAACGTCTGTAGCATCGCCGTCATCAGTGCGCTCTGGTCTCCGGCGGACTCTGAATACGAATGAATATCCGGCAACCCATAATTGATCACTGAAGCCGCCGCCCTCGGATAGAGGTTGATATCCTCAATCGGTGGCCTCCGCGAGTTCAGCAGATACTCCACATCCCGCTTGATCGATTCACGATAAACTCGCATAGACTGCTGCCGCGTCGTAGGCCAGTCATCCACATCGCACAGCCGGTCCAGCAGCGATTGCGTTACGAGATTTTCTGCTTTGCTCTTGGCCACTGCACTCTCTCCCAACCGCTGTCCTGTGGCTAAGCAAGCCTGCCCAATGCCGCCTGCGGATCGAGCCGACACAAACGTTCAAACACGACTTCCTTCTCCTCTGCCGGGCTGCCTCGCTTGTCTAGGCACTTGAGCAGCAGACCCAGGGGGTGCGCTAGCATCTCGCCTGTCTCCCACGTCTCCAGCCCGCGCCGTTCGATCTCCTTGGAAAGCTCTACCAGAACCGGATAAGCAATCGCTCCCTGATCCGCAACCAGGCAGAGTTGTGCAACCTGCACACGGCGTTGGAAACGGGTGCGTCCACTCGGTTGCAGTTCAGCGTCCCGCACCAGCAGGGTAATGGCCTCGCCTGTCTTGCCGCTCTTCAGCAGAATCGTAGCCTGCTCATAGATGTCGGGTCCCTTCATCTGTTCTGGTCCGGCACCCATCGGCGGTGGAGCAGCCACAACCGGCGCTTCAACCGTGGGCTTTTCTTCTTCGATCACCGGTGCCGGAGGCAGGATCGCCGCATCGATCCATTGTTGTGTCTCCGCGTTCGCCGCAGGAGTGTCATCATCCAGCGACCACCCGCGAATCTCCGGCAGATCGATCAGCACGCCACGCACGGTGCTGACGATCGCTGCAGCCAGCGCATTCGCTCCCAGCCCTGTCGCGCCGCGCCATAGATACCGTTGCAGATCGAGCCACGTCCGCGCACAGGGCTCTCCCAGTGTTTTGAGACCTAGTGTCAGAAGATCGTTCCAGTTGCTCTCGCTCGCCAGCCGCTTCAAAGCCTGGCGCGTCTCTGTAGGAGGGGCGACGGCAAAGTTCAGCTCATAAACCGCCCCCTGCGCGCGCATCTCTCCAAACCGCAAACCGGAGCAGACCAGGTAAGGAACCGGCGATTGTGGAGCCTGACCGTGCAGAAACAGGGCGCCTTCCATCACCGCCGTGTGTGCCTGCTCGGGAGTCGTCGGAACCCCACCGAATCCAGCGGCTTTCAACGGAGCCGTCTGCACTACCGGTACGGCTGCAGGGGCAGCTTGGCTTTCGACAGCAACCGCGATCGGAGCGGCAACGACCACTACAGGTTCCGGTTCAGGCTCGGGCTCAGGTTCCGGAGCGATCTCAATATCCGGTTCCGTCTTACGCCGTTCATTCAATAGCCCGGAGACAGCCTGCTTCACCTCCTCAAGCGACGTGACGAGCTTGTTCATCGCAGGATAATCGTCGCCGTACTTGTCCTCCTGAAACACCCCCATCTCATCGATCAGGAGAAGGGAAGCCGTGAGGGCCTCTTCCGTTGCAACAAAAAATGTCTTTGGAGTAGCCGCAAAGGCGATATCGAAATCTTCGGCCGTGACCTGGCCCTGGTTGATGGCGTCCTGGCGAGCCTCGCGCTTTTCCTTGGTGTCGGCAGCCTTCTCATAGCCCACCTTGCGGGATTCAACGTACTTCGACTGCCCAAAGCCGTTCTTCAGAATGGGAAGCCCTTTGACGAAGCTGGCAATACGGTTCACAGGAGCTTCAATCGCGGTGACGCGCAGCCCCAGGTCGCCGTCGTCATCGATCTCGGGAAAAACCGTATCCCAGAACTGATCTTGCAGCTTCAATATCAGATCGAGGCACCCGGGAAGCAGTGCAATTCCCTCTCGCTTCAGGTGCGACTCGATCAGCCAGCCCGCAAGCCTTAGATCCTTCGTTCGCTTGGCAAGCGTCTCGCTCGC
This region of Granulicella tundricola MP5ACTX9 genomic DNA includes:
- the tssE gene encoding type VI secretion system baseplate subunit TssE — its product is MAKSKAENLVTQSLLDRLCDVDDWPTTRQQSMRVYRESIKRDVEYLLNSRRPPIEDINLYPRAAASVINYGLPDIHSYSESAGDQSALMTAMLQTLRRFEPRIQGVRVFVSRGEAMTRSLQFRIEGRIQFDTQVENIEFDTVLELTRGEYEVK
- the tssF gene encoding type VI secretion system baseplate subunit TssF; amino-acid sequence: MSEELLEYYERELNYLRQMGGDFARRYPRVASRLLLTGDSCEDPHVERLLEGFAFMAARVHRRIDDDFPEISESLLNMIYPAYLRPIPSMTIVECLSDPGQGKKTAGTKIPRGSAMVTKATVDGMPCRFESAYEVELWPFSVVEAEWRQVERLQYPVRASGEVQAVTAARLKLKCFQDVEFEGLPLSTLRFHLAGDASVVYNLYEMISANCIEIILRDPKNRTRTISLEPGQIRMVGFEKDEAVIPHERRSAEGHRLLQEYFALPEKFLFFDLSGLEALGETGFGDEAEIIFLFSRFERSDRQQVMELGVSARTFRLGCTPVINLFPQTAEPILLTQTKHEYTVIPDGRHAAMMEVFSIDEVIAANPKLRQSVTLEPVNAHRYETREQKDTAYWTATRNVSQLGEREPSVLTISVVDLNGQLKSPDADVLTVRTTCSNFDLPSRFNFGTTESDMEAVGHAAAKVVNVLRRPTASADPPQGKGQVWRLVSLLSLNYLSLTEDGKTALQEILRLHNFTDSQHLENHIGSIQKMTSGPHFALVLSDYGLVPARGTEVHLELDEQQFVGGGVYLFAAVLDRFLAGYASINSFSQLSVRTNLRKEVMRTWPPRAGTKVLL
- a CDS encoding type VI secretion system Vgr family protein, with product MKFTSPLGPDELVIETLEGTEGISRLFEFQGELLADAGTEIELSAIMGQKVTVEISLVETQGSRYINGMVNGFVQMGGDTDFDVYHVHIVPSLWQLTLATNCRVFQGKTVMDIIKAVITPYGLSVGDKTEGTLQALDYCTQYNETDFNFISRLAEQHGIFYWFEHSDSDNKVNFGNSRTAYADCPLVNTVTYSPNSDVSQDRYVSSIQNFSSTATMVTGRHITGDYDYRTFDPNKVDGVPTTSTFANNTFSNYYWPGGEEGYVKLETKQLSTPQHAKGFLANRAGASDLEAEVLHGVSSARTMTSGYTFTMTDHTNDAWNRKYLLTEISHQVDQIPSYRSTTGGDDGEYRNRFTAVSSDLVFRPRLVTPKPLIHGPQTAFVVTAKGEDIHIDKLGRVCVQFWWDYQRPDGNTIDNTWVRVAQSWAGNGWGTYFWPRTEDEVIVQFLNGDPDNPIIVGSVYNGTNVPKYALPDMSTRSGILTRSSQGGGAANANELRFEDKMGSEQIFINAEHDMDHRIENDHREYVKNLKSVMVDGSHYDQTGGDRHSTLNANKVEKIKEKMSLDVGTDRNEKVGGNVSLQVGTNMAEKVGMNYSMDAGMEVYIKAGMTLVIESGMELCLKGAGGFITIGPAGIAISGTMVMINSGGAAVSGTAGTIVDPDPPTAPDQADDGTKGGKM
- the tssH gene encoding type VI secretion system ATPase TssH, whose protein sequence is MSLNLKSLIAKLNDTTRSVLEASAGLCMSRTHYDIEIEHYLVKAMESSDNDIASILKHYGVDKSRLSKELDRALDNIKTGNARSPAFSPQLVKMLAEAWTVASIEYDAGSVRTGFTLLALLTHEDLARAVKEISRELQKIEPEGLRKDFYTIVANSREVQASLKPTGGTGDATTSDGPAAGKGKTPNLDQYCVNLTGNAKAGKIDPVLGRDAEVRQMIDILMRRRQNNPILTGEAGVGKTAVVEGLANRIVQGDVPPALQGVHLYSLDLALLQAGASVKGEFEQRLKGLINEVKSSTEKIILFIDEAHTMIGAGGTAGQNDAANLLKPALARGELRTIAATTWSEYKKYFEKDPALARRFQVVKVEEPSEEVCCTMLRGIVASLEKHHGLRILDEAIVATVKLSHRYIAGRQLPDKAVSVLDTACARLALGQNSMPPQLEDVLRTIDSLEVQKRVLERENVIGASHGERVTEIDEKIAKNKATLEELKERWEKEKALVSGIRTIQIELEAEPKKDEAAAAEARKKLGELEAELLALQGETGLMSVSVDAQICGAVISAWTGIPLGKMMKDEISTVLTLAEHLKKRVIGQDHALAAIAQRILTSKANMDDPVKPIGVFMLVGPSGVGKTETAIALADLLYGGEKNMITINMSEFQEAHTVSTLKGSPPGYVGYGEGGVLTEAVRRRPYSVVLLDECEKAHPDVLELFFQVFDKGRMEDGEGREIDFRNTIILLTSNAATDTLMKLCADPETMPFSDGLLAAIKPELNKIFKPAFLGRMITVPYFPVRDEALKQIIRLKLGKIQKRLRETHKVTMTYDDALLNEVASRCTEVESGARNVDNILSNTMLPEISRQMLGKLAEGETIESVAISVADGKMTYDWQEVAKAA
- the tssA gene encoding type VI secretion system protein TssA; its protein translation is MPLREDLLEPIAGANPSGTNLYYDKVFDQIKEARIEDDDSGSAGAWERTPKKADHVLVIKLASETLAKRTKDLRLAGWLIESHLKREGIALLPGCLDLILKLQDQFWDTVFPEIDDDGDLGLRVTAIEAPVNRIASFVKGLPILKNGFGQSKYVESRKVGYEKAADTKEKREARQDAINQGQVTAEDFDIAFAATPKTFFVATEEALTASLLLIDEMGVFQEDKYGDDYPAMNKLVTSLEEVKQAVSGLLNERRKTEPDIEIAPEPEPEPEPEPVVVVAAPIAVAVESQAAPAAVPVVQTAPLKAAGFGGVPTTPEQAHTAVMEGALFLHGQAPQSPVPYLVCSGLRFGEMRAQGAVYELNFAVAPPTETRQALKRLASESNWNDLLTLGLKTLGEPCARTWLDLQRYLWRGATGLGANALAAAIVSTVRGVLIDLPEIRGWSLDDDTPAANAETQQWIDAAILPPAPVIEEEKPTVEAPVVAAPPPMGAGPEQMKGPDIYEQATILLKSGKTGEAITLLVRDAELQPSGRTRFQRRVQVAQLCLVADQGAIAYPVLVELSKEIERRGLETWETGEMLAHPLGLLLKCLDKRGSPAEEKEVVFERLCRLDPQAALGRLA
- the tssG gene encoding type VI secretion system baseplate subunit TssG: MATESGHEGSALETDRAQFEAVRKMLDDEPFRVRFFQAVRMLQRMEKGRGTVGGFSQPQDETLRFSSLPTFGFPPSEIYDLERMSSGQLKMTVQFMGLTSALSALPSMYTEQALTRIREKDRAMVEFFDIFNHRILSLFYRAWEKHRYYIGYEAGLDDKLSLRLLDILGLGTEGLRNRARLSDKTYIYYAGLLGRHIRTADSLRQILEDFFDVPVQINQFAGTWRSLPKENMTFLSGSGRMSEQLGLGVVTGEEVWDHHGRIQISLGPMRFDRYQQFLPGETGYNELVGWMQFYSDGAYETQVQLILDKQDVPECELDGQGQSTPRLGLVSWLKTRPRMTDAGEATYLLA